In the genome of Arabidopsis thaliana chromosome 4, partial sequence, the window ataaacgAATTCCAAGTGGTTTACTTATTCCAGAAACAGTTCCGTGTAGGCAACCATTAGGAAAACCCTAACTAAATtccattattaatttcttttataatcCCTTTCTCTTGACATTGACTTCTCTCTctcgattcttcttctccagtttCAATCAAACTCAATTTCTTCTCAACGAACCCTAATTTCCAACAAATCGgattcagtttcttcttcggGTATGTTTCTTCTCACCAATAAATTCGAgatcttttagggttttctggGTTTGTTTCTCCCCCGATCTAGCAGACGATCGAGTTTATTAATTATGATCTTTGCTTGCTTGAAATTCGCAGAGACTAATCGAATCGCAATGGCTAAGAGTTCCTTCAAGATCTCTAACCCTCTcggtttgtttcttcaaatccCTTTCTCATCGAATTTTCAATTACTTGATTTTTTGTTGAGTTTCTGAATTCTGTTAAAACTTGCTTTAGATCGtgtatggttttgattttggaactcaattttgattggttttgggATCAGATTTAATCTCTGCATACGCTTTTGATTCTTCCTTTGTTGTtcgtttctctgtttttgtttctaagcCAAGCTGTGAGATTTTATAGATATCTCTGTTTAATGATGTACTTGTCATTAATCTTGtggttatgttttgttaatcaGAGGCAAGGATGAGTGAATCTTCTCGAATCAGAGAGAAGTACCCTGACAGAATTCCCGTAAGCTTACAAATTCATGAGTTGATTAACTTCTTTTCACTAAATTTAGTCTAATTTAGAATCTTGGATTGTATGTAGGTGATTGTGGAGAAGGCTGGACAAAGTGATGTTCCTGACATTGACAAGAAGAAGTGAGTAATGGGTTTGCTTTATTTACTCTTTTTCTATATCATAATCTTGATAACTTATGTTTCTTCCACTTTCTTTTAGGTATCTTGTACCAGCTGATCTAACAGTGGGACAATTTGTATACGTGGTTCGTAAAAGAATCAAGCTTGGAGCTGAGAAAGctatttttgtctttgttaaGAACACATTGCCTCCAACTGGTAAGAGTTCTTAAACTCTTTAACACCATTCAGGatcaaagtttctttctttaccaCTAACTTTGgtttcacttttgtttcttaacaGCTGCATTGATGTCTGCGATCTATGAAGAACACAAAGATGAGGATGGGTTCCTCTACATGACTTACAGTGGAGAGAACACTTTTGGATCTCTTACCGTTGCTTGAATAAAAATCGATCTTTGGATGACTTTGATGTACATACATAAATCAGGAAGATAAAGATGTACATTGCTTCCTTCTTTTCTCTGGCTTTTAACTTTGCTTTGGATGTTTGGATATCTTTCCCTTTGGGTTTATTAATCGTCAGAAACTTCTCCTTTTCTTACTTTCCTCTTTTGCTTTTACTTAAATAACATTGATTTTGGGGCTAATGAGTAATGAGTCACTTTCATATCAAACTTGTTCATATCCATCACAAAGGCAAAAAAGGAGTAATACACTGAAAATTGGTAAAAATAAACTCACAAAAGGCAAAACCTTGGCGTAATTATTTTTAACCACAGCTATACAAAAGGCTAAAGCTCCAAATAGAGATTCtcatcttcaccttcttcatctgtTCTAGCAATCTGGAACGAGACTGGATGGTCTATTATTGATCTCTTCGTCATCGTAGAGTCGGCGGATTTTATTGCGGATTTACCgaacaagattcaagaaagATGTCAAAGAATCaacatctctcttctctgatGGATACTTGATTGGTCTTGAAGAGTTCTTTGGGAACACAAGTATTGTTGGAAAGCTTCCAAGCTGCAACTCCTTTTTGGCAAAGTCCTTCTGGTCACCATCAGCTCTAAACTTAGCAACCTTCACACCACTTCCTCCCAGCTTATCCGCCAATTCATCGAATGAAGCTTCCATTGC includes:
- the APG8A gene encoding Ubiquitin-like superfamily protein (AUTOPHAGY 8A (APG8A); FUNCTIONS IN: APG8-specific protease activity, APG8 activating enzyme activity, Atg8 ligase activity; INVOLVED IN: autophagy; LOCATED IN: vacuolar lumen, autophagic vacuole, cytoplasm; EXPRESSED IN: 24 plant structures; EXPRESSED DURING: 15 growth stages; CONTAINS InterPro DOMAIN/s: Light chain 3 (LC3) (InterPro:IPR004241); BEST Arabidopsis thaliana protein match is: Ubiquitin-like superfamily protein (TAIR:AT4G04620.2); Has 1531 Blast hits to 1529 proteins in 269 species: Archae - 0; Bacteria - 0; Metazoa - 726; Fungi - 172; Plants - 305; Viruses - 3; Other Eukaryotes - 325 (source: NCBI BLink).), which translates into the protein MIFACLKFAETNRIAMAKSSFKISNPLEARMSESSRIREKYPDRIPVIVEKAGQSDVPDIDKKKYLVPADLTVGQFVYVVRKRIKLGAEKAIFVFVKNTLPPTAALMSAIYEEHKDEDGFLYMTYSGENTFGSLTVA
- the APG8A gene encoding Ubiquitin-like superfamily protein (AUTOPHAGY 8A (APG8A); CONTAINS InterPro DOMAIN/s: Light chain 3 (LC3) (InterPro:IPR004241); BEST Arabidopsis thaliana protein match is: Ubiquitin-like superfamily protein (TAIR:AT4G04620.2); Has 30201 Blast hits to 17322 proteins in 780 species: Archae - 12; Bacteria - 1396; Metazoa - 17338; Fungi - 3422; Plants - 5037; Viruses - 0; Other Eukaryotes - 2996 (source: NCBI BLink).), with translation MAKSSFKISNPLEARMSESSRIREKYPDRIPVIVEKAGQSDVPDIDKKKYLVPADLTVGQFVYVVRKRIKLGAEKAIFVFVKNTLPPTAALMSAIYEEHKDEDGFLYMTYSGENTFGSLTVA